The following proteins come from a genomic window of Fibrobacter sp. UWR4:
- a CDS encoding DNA repair helicase XPB, translated as MNPNGAIIVQSNMEIMVEVDAPTYEAARDAIAPFTELVKSPEHLHTYKISPLSLWNAASTGLRAKEVLERLESQSRYPIPQTVITEVEDYMGRYGLLRMKKDDGDNLIVESDDKFMFTEICKLKEVEPYIKEFIDDTHAIVDPERRGHLKMALTNAGFPVEDLAGYTVGDPLPIKLRDTMLSGKEFKLRDYQKEAAQVFYASGSEKGGSGVIVLPCGSGKTVIGIATMALIQTKTLILTPNISASRQWIREICDKTDLTPDMVKEYSGEVKEIGPVTVATYQILTQRKRAKKANEEVTEIDLEEGSEEEVKKELANFPLFSQQKWGLMIYDEVHLLPAPVFRLSTEMQATRRLGLTATLVREDHKETEVFSLIGPKKYDIPWRILEAQGWIATADCNEIRIPLEAEMKMKYALAPVREKITLASCNPEKTDIVQRLLKYYDKPDDRVLIIGQYIEQLENLSKVLDIPLITGKTPNKERDVLYAKFRDGTLKNLMVSKVGNFAIDLPDANVLIQISGTFGSRQEEAQRLGRVLRPKSDGGAAHFYSIVTQDSKEQEFAMNRQLFLTEQGYAYKIIKRGDWDILCRTPEELAARQ; from the coding sequence ATGAATCCGAATGGCGCAATTATTGTTCAAAGTAACATGGAAATTATGGTGGAAGTGGACGCTCCCACCTACGAAGCAGCTCGTGACGCAATCGCTCCTTTCACCGAACTGGTGAAGAGCCCCGAGCATCTACACACTTACAAGATCAGCCCCCTTAGCCTGTGGAATGCCGCATCTACCGGCCTCCGCGCAAAAGAAGTTTTGGAACGCCTGGAAAGCCAGAGCCGTTACCCCATTCCCCAGACCGTCATTACCGAAGTGGAAGACTACATGGGTCGCTACGGCCTCCTCCGCATGAAGAAGGATGACGGAGACAACTTGATCGTAGAATCCGACGACAAGTTCATGTTTACGGAAATCTGCAAGCTGAAAGAAGTGGAGCCTTACATCAAGGAATTTATCGACGACACCCACGCCATCGTGGATCCTGAACGCCGCGGTCACCTGAAGATGGCTCTTACCAACGCAGGCTTCCCGGTGGAAGACCTGGCTGGCTACACCGTGGGCGATCCCTTGCCCATCAAACTCCGCGACACCATGCTTTCCGGCAAGGAATTCAAGCTCCGCGACTACCAGAAGGAAGCAGCCCAGGTGTTCTACGCCTCCGGTTCCGAGAAGGGCGGTTCCGGCGTTATCGTATTGCCCTGCGGTTCCGGCAAGACAGTCATCGGCATTGCCACCATGGCCTTGATCCAGACCAAGACATTGATCTTGACACCGAATATTTCCGCATCCCGCCAGTGGATTCGCGAAATCTGCGACAAGACAGATCTGACTCCCGACATGGTGAAGGAATACTCCGGCGAAGTAAAGGAAATCGGCCCCGTTACCGTAGCCACCTACCAGATTCTCACTCAGCGCAAACGCGCCAAGAAGGCTAACGAGGAAGTCACCGAAATCGACCTGGAAGAAGGTTCCGAAGAAGAAGTGAAGAAGGAACTGGCCAACTTCCCGCTGTTCAGCCAGCAGAAGTGGGGCCTCATGATTTACGACGAAGTCCACCTGCTTCCCGCCCCGGTGTTCCGCCTGAGTACCGAAATGCAGGCCACCCGCCGTTTGGGACTTACAGCAACCCTCGTTCGTGAAGACCACAAGGAAACAGAAGTATTCAGTCTGATAGGTCCTAAAAAATACGACATTCCTTGGCGCATTCTTGAAGCCCAGGGCTGGATTGCCACTGCAGACTGTAACGAAATCCGCATCCCTCTGGAAGCGGAAATGAAGATGAAGTACGCCCTGGCTCCCGTCCGCGAAAAGATTACTCTTGCTAGCTGCAATCCCGAAAAGACGGACATCGTGCAACGCCTGCTGAAGTATTACGACAAGCCGGACGATCGCGTCCTGATTATCGGTCAGTACATCGAACAGCTGGAAAACCTTTCCAAGGTGCTGGACATTCCTCTCATTACGGGTAAGACGCCCAACAAGGAACGCGACGTACTTTACGCCAAATTCCGTGATGGTACCCTGAAAAACCTGATGGTATCCAAGGTAGGTAACTTCGCTATCGACCTTCCCGACGCCAACGTGCTAATCCAGATTTCCGGTACATTCGGTAGCCGTCAGGAAGAAGCGCAGCGTCTCGGTCGAGTGCTCCGTCCCAAGAGCGACGGAGGTGCTGCACATTTCTACAGCATCGTGACTCAGGATTCCAAGGAACAGGAATTTGCCATGAACCGTCAGCTGTTCCTGACTGAACAGGGCTATGCCTACAAGATCATCAAGCGCGGAGACTGGGACATCCTTTGCCGCACACCTGAAGAGCTTGCCGCTAGACAGTAA
- the aroE gene encoding shikimate dehydrogenase, with protein sequence MSQQKINGKTETLCIFGYPVGHSKSPLMHNALFDALGINAAYLPYAPEPENLAEAIKGFRALRFRGANVTIPYKTPVMDLVDELSDISRFTGSVNTLYWKDGNVGGILCGTTTDPYGCIRNLEEFGVTPQNTTIALLGNGGAAKAIAYALVEMGNQVTIVCRNLDKGLALSDSLNKFFDGRAKEVQAVTFQDFYAVSPDINIIINATSVGMTPNVDESPLTMKDLHSHQTVCDIVYTPLCTKLLQMAEEKGCKIVTGEGMLVHQGIESFRKWFPKETQDKTNDELAAIMRKGMQG encoded by the coding sequence TTGAGCCAGCAAAAGATTAACGGAAAAACCGAAACACTCTGTATTTTCGGTTATCCCGTCGGACACAGCAAATCCCCGCTAATGCACAATGCACTTTTCGATGCGCTGGGCATTAATGCGGCTTATCTGCCCTACGCTCCCGAGCCAGAAAATCTGGCCGAAGCCATCAAGGGTTTCCGCGCGCTTCGTTTTAGAGGGGCAAACGTCACTATTCCCTACAAGACTCCCGTTATGGATCTGGTGGATGAACTATCAGACATTTCCCGCTTTACCGGCAGCGTAAACACTCTGTACTGGAAGGACGGCAATGTAGGAGGCATCCTGTGCGGAACTACAACAGACCCCTATGGCTGTATCCGCAACCTGGAAGAATTTGGAGTCACACCCCAGAACACCACCATCGCCCTCCTTGGAAACGGCGGCGCAGCAAAGGCAATCGCCTACGCCCTGGTAGAAATGGGAAACCAGGTAACAATCGTCTGCAGAAACCTGGACAAGGGCTTGGCACTGTCAGACAGCCTTAACAAGTTTTTTGACGGGCGAGCAAAGGAAGTCCAGGCGGTGACCTTCCAGGACTTTTATGCGGTCTCTCCCGACATCAACATCATTATCAATGCGACATCCGTAGGGATGACACCCAACGTAGATGAGTCTCCCCTAACGATGAAGGACCTGCACAGTCACCAGACGGTGTGCGACATCGTGTACACCCCCCTATGCACCAAGCTTCTGCAGATGGCAGAAGAAAAGGGATGCAAGATCGTGACTGGCGAAGGCATGCTGGTCCACCAGGGTATTGAAAGTTTCCGCAAGTGGTTCCCCAAGGAAACTCAAGACAAGACAAATGACGAACTGGCCGCTATTATGCGCAAAGGAATGCAAGGTTAA
- the aroB gene encoding 3-dehydroquinate synthase — protein MKHIFFTGFMASGKSRTGRALADRLHRPYVDTDAVIVERAGKTISEIFEQDGEPKFREMEREVVAEFACKEEPHVISLGGGALTQAANLKVIRENGTIIRLWAKPEVLSERIGRKNTRPLLANLSDEERLEKIKQMLKEREPNYAHADFSVESSNEFTEEHVIEKILHILNFWENHALDVLPSSGGRYPIFIGKNIVSDVGVMLEGLRLTPKYEFLVCTDTNIAKAQSRTLGDLRNQAGRCPVFKFQAGEKNKTLHNLNQLYSFMLHRGYTRKSCLLQFSGGVVGDMAGFGAATYQRGIPFIQFPTTLLSMVDSSVGGKVAVNHPEGKNMIGAFYQPEAVVCDMAVLSTLPENEYLAGLAEIVKYGVIYDEEFFRYMEDHVAEIKAHNLDVLKHLIYRSCAIKAEVVGIDEKEAGLRAILNYGHTFGHAIENLTHYTTYTHGIAVSLGMRVAARASVLLGMITKEEEARHNKLMDDLGFPTTYNINVDAAWDAMAVDKKAEKGTRVYILPTKIGAVKKVTNIDKQIVAQSWEAIRG, from the coding sequence ATGAAGCACATCTTTTTTACCGGATTCATGGCTAGCGGAAAATCCCGTACCGGCAGAGCTCTTGCAGATCGTTTGCACCGTCCCTATGTAGACACTGACGCAGTCATTGTAGAACGCGCTGGCAAGACCATCAGTGAAATTTTCGAGCAGGACGGGGAACCCAAGTTCCGCGAAATGGAACGTGAAGTGGTTGCCGAATTCGCCTGCAAGGAAGAACCTCATGTAATTTCCCTCGGTGGAGGCGCTCTGACCCAGGCAGCAAACCTGAAGGTGATTCGTGAAAATGGAACCATCATTCGTCTATGGGCAAAACCGGAAGTACTCTCCGAACGAATCGGCCGCAAGAATACTCGTCCCCTGCTGGCAAACCTCAGCGACGAGGAACGTCTTGAAAAAATCAAGCAGATGCTGAAGGAACGTGAACCCAATTACGCACACGCGGATTTCAGCGTTGAAAGTTCCAATGAATTTACTGAAGAACATGTCATCGAGAAGATTCTTCACATTTTGAACTTCTGGGAAAATCATGCTCTGGATGTATTGCCCAGTAGTGGCGGACGTTATCCCATCTTCATCGGCAAGAACATCGTATCCGACGTGGGTGTCATGCTGGAAGGTTTACGCCTGACCCCGAAATACGAATTCCTCGTCTGTACAGATACAAACATCGCAAAGGCCCAGAGCCGCACTCTTGGAGATTTGCGCAATCAGGCAGGACGCTGCCCCGTGTTCAAGTTCCAGGCTGGAGAAAAGAATAAGACCCTCCATAACCTGAATCAGCTTTATAGTTTTATGCTGCACCGCGGTTACACCCGCAAAAGCTGCCTCTTGCAGTTTAGCGGTGGCGTCGTAGGCGATATGGCAGGCTTCGGTGCCGCCACCTACCAGCGAGGCATACCCTTCATCCAGTTCCCCACCACCCTTCTTTCCATGGTGGATAGTTCTGTTGGCGGGAAGGTTGCGGTGAATCATCCCGAAGGCAAGAATATGATTGGCGCATTCTACCAGCCGGAAGCGGTAGTCTGCGACATGGCCGTTCTTAGCACTTTGCCCGAAAATGAGTACCTGGCAGGGCTTGCCGAAATTGTAAAGTACGGCGTAATTTATGACGAAGAATTTTTCCGATACATGGAAGACCACGTTGCCGAAATCAAGGCCCACAATCTGGACGTTCTGAAGCACCTGATTTACCGCAGCTGTGCTATTAAGGCGGAAGTCGTCGGCATTGACGAAAAGGAAGCGGGTCTCCGCGCAATTCTCAACTACGGTCATACCTTCGGCCACGCCATTGAAAACTTGACGCACTACACCACCTACACTCATGGCATCGCCGTTAGCCTGGGTATGCGAGTCGCCGCACGCGCATCCGTACTTCTGGGAATGATCACCAAGGAAGAGGAAGCACGTCACAATAAACTTATGGATGATCTGGGATTCCCCACTACCTACAACATCAATGTAGATGCCGCATGGGATGCCATGGCCGTTGATAAGAAGGCAGAAAAGGGAACCCGTGTCTACATTCTCCCCACCAAGATTGGTGCAGTGAAGAAAGTGACCAATATTGACAAGCAGATTGTGGCACAATCTTGGGAAGCAATTAGAGGTTAA
- a CDS encoding GDP-mannose 4,6-dehydratase, with amino-acid sequence MSILVTGGTGALGYHILSSLCGTSHDLYSFSDEQPQPWQKVEGASYLNGDLLNFKDVLEMLQKVNPTHIYHLASQSSVGLSYMKPNETLNINLMGTQNLLEAARQVCPKAKIMLLSSSEIYGRTEKNLTYLHKEVDPPNPLTPYATSKACMELLGNQFRNANGLHVVFVRPFYFTGPHHSRRFVIPSIAYQLVKIKYYGAEPIIYSGSLDVSRDIIDVRDVARGMIQILNQADSGEVYNLCCGKSYTIREVVEMMVDIADVSVDFRFDPGYERRNEIPLLIGDPSKVMDIGWKPMISMEDSLTDLFNEMVLRRRIELKMGMGKDLRL; translated from the coding sequence ATGAGTATTCTTGTTACTGGCGGAACAGGCGCACTTGGTTACCACATTCTTTCTAGCTTATGCGGAACCTCCCACGACCTTTACAGTTTTAGTGATGAACAGCCGCAGCCCTGGCAAAAAGTGGAGGGTGCCAGCTATTTAAACGGCGATCTTCTTAATTTCAAGGATGTCCTTGAAATGCTCCAGAAGGTAAACCCCACCCACATTTACCATCTGGCAAGCCAGTCTTCCGTTGGCCTCAGCTATATGAAGCCCAACGAAACATTGAACATCAACCTGATGGGAACTCAGAACCTCCTGGAAGCAGCACGACAAGTCTGTCCAAAAGCAAAGATCATGCTGCTTAGCTCCAGCGAAATCTATGGCCGCACCGAAAAGAACTTGACCTACCTCCATAAGGAAGTGGATCCTCCTAATCCTCTTACCCCCTATGCAACATCCAAGGCCTGCATGGAGCTTCTAGGCAATCAGTTCCGCAACGCCAACGGCTTGCATGTGGTATTTGTTCGCCCCTTCTATTTTACCGGACCTCACCATAGTCGTCGTTTTGTAATTCCGTCCATCGCCTACCAGCTGGTGAAAATCAAGTATTATGGCGCAGAACCGATCATCTATTCCGGTAGCCTGGATGTCAGCCGAGACATCATCGACGTCCGCGATGTTGCCCGCGGTATGATCCAAATTCTCAATCAGGCCGATTCCGGTGAAGTATACAACCTTTGCTGCGGCAAGTCCTACACCATTCGAGAAGTAGTCGAAATGATGGTGGATATCGCAGACGTAAGCGTGGACTTCCGTTTTGATCCAGGTTACGAACGTCGTAACGAAATTCCCCTGCTGATCGGAGATCCTTCCAAGGTTATGGACATTGGCTGGAAACCTATGATCAGCATGGAAGATAGTCTAACAGACCTTTTCAATGAAATGGTCTTGCGTCGCCGTATTGAACTGAAAATGGGCATGGGAAAGGATCTGCGCCTGTAA
- the hisA gene encoding phosphoribosylformimino-5-aminoimidazole carboxamide ribotide isomerase translates to MTKFRPCIDLHDGKVKQIVGSSLSDSGAGLKTNFETDRSPAWFAELYKKDHIKGGHVIMLGKGNVEAAKTALAAYPGGLQVGGGITADNAKEYLDAGASHVIVTSWIFPEGKLDMERLNRLVSTVGKDRLVLDLSCKRTGVDANGKPQWSIAINRWQTLIDIQITSETLNELARYCDEFLVHAADVEGKQQGMDDDLIRFLAKESPIPVTYAGGAKSLADLQHCKEISGGKIDLTIGSALDLFGGNGVKYDECVKFNEGT, encoded by the coding sequence ATGACAAAATTTCGCCCTTGCATTGACCTTCACGATGGCAAAGTAAAGCAGATCGTAGGTAGCTCCCTGAGCGATTCAGGAGCGGGTCTAAAGACCAATTTCGAGACAGACAGGTCTCCTGCATGGTTTGCAGAATTATACAAGAAGGACCACATCAAGGGTGGTCATGTTATCATGTTGGGCAAAGGTAACGTGGAAGCCGCTAAAACAGCCCTTGCAGCTTATCCAGGTGGTCTCCAAGTTGGAGGCGGTATTACAGCGGACAACGCAAAGGAATACCTGGATGCTGGAGCAAGCCATGTAATTGTCACCAGCTGGATTTTTCCAGAAGGAAAGCTGGATATGGAGCGCCTGAACCGATTGGTATCTACCGTTGGCAAGGATCGCCTTGTATTGGATTTGAGTTGCAAGCGCACAGGCGTAGATGCCAATGGCAAGCCCCAGTGGAGCATCGCCATCAATCGCTGGCAGACTCTCATCGACATCCAGATTACTTCTGAAACACTGAACGAACTTGCCCGCTACTGCGACGAGTTCCTTGTTCACGCCGCAGACGTTGAAGGAAAACAGCAGGGGATGGACGATGACTTAATCCGTTTCCTGGCAAAGGAAAGTCCCATTCCTGTAACCTATGCAGGCGGAGCCAAGTCCTTAGCGGACCTTCAGCATTGTAAAGAAATTTCCGGCGGAAAAATTGACTTGACCATCGGAAGTGCCCTGGACCTTTTTGGTGGTAACGGCGTTAAATATGACGAATGCGTCAAGTTCAATGAAGGGACGTAA
- a CDS encoding glycosyltransferase has translation MSNKLKPTDQLDTRPPIYGRTVTSTFSKSYGIKHKPPGNIRTCWIPPIVFGSALLNLPRLLKLRSYLKKERKARLSKNPDDISVLYYSDNLDETNGIANNLRNVIPYMRAHGLKAFLAGNAFNTRPCGVVENSYCMLLPRMFSMEQLGYANSELAIPRVSPVLRLLKRYPIDIVELETPSPGAWLICICAKLAGIKVMSHYRTDVPQYTRTLVKAKWMHYYVLKLMQIFYWMARPVISPCDDYSDALVNELKVPREQVRLMPRGLPLERFQPESRSKGVWEKYGCSREQRPVRFAFIGRISKEKNLEFLNNVWKKFAAHHNDVELMYVGYGWYLEEIKKFFEGDDSVHFAGEQGGETLSSLYADADFFLFPSTTDTFGNVVVEAMSTGTPAIVSNYGGPRNIVENEKYGKILPIEEDKWIEALEECRKMKLEKPEEYELMRKNCHERSKRYTLENSSKAQFEYFRQVAKDFYKL, from the coding sequence ATGAGCAACAAGCTTAAGCCTACAGATCAATTGGACACCCGTCCCCCCATCTACGGCCGTACGGTAACAAGTACCTTTTCCAAAAGCTACGGAATCAAGCACAAGCCGCCAGGAAACATTCGCACCTGCTGGATTCCGCCCATCGTTTTTGGTTCAGCTCTGTTAAACCTTCCAAGACTTTTGAAGTTGCGTTCCTACTTAAAGAAGGAACGCAAGGCAAGACTTTCAAAGAACCCTGACGATATCAGCGTACTTTATTACTCCGACAACCTGGACGAGACCAACGGCATCGCAAACAACCTGCGTAACGTCATTCCCTATATGCGCGCTCATGGTCTAAAGGCATTCCTTGCAGGAAACGCTTTCAACACCCGTCCCTGCGGTGTTGTAGAAAACAGCTACTGCATGCTTCTGCCCCGTATGTTCAGTATGGAACAGTTGGGATACGCCAACAGCGAACTGGCAATTCCTCGCGTAAGCCCCGTATTACGTCTGCTGAAACGATATCCCATAGACATCGTAGAACTGGAAACACCGTCTCCTGGAGCATGGCTTATTTGCATTTGCGCAAAGCTTGCCGGCATCAAGGTCATGAGCCACTACCGCACCGATGTTCCCCAGTATACACGTACTTTGGTGAAGGCCAAGTGGATGCACTACTACGTGCTGAAGCTAATGCAAATTTTCTACTGGATGGCACGTCCAGTCATTAGTCCCTGCGACGACTATTCCGATGCGCTGGTAAACGAGCTGAAAGTCCCCAGAGAGCAGGTACGTCTGATGCCCCGCGGCCTCCCGCTAGAAAGATTCCAACCCGAAAGTCGCAGTAAGGGTGTTTGGGAAAAATACGGATGCAGCCGAGAACAGCGTCCAGTTCGTTTTGCTTTCATTGGACGAATTTCCAAGGAAAAGAATCTTGAATTCCTAAACAACGTATGGAAGAAATTCGCTGCACACCATAACGACGTGGAACTGATGTACGTTGGTTACGGATGGTATCTTGAAGAAATCAAGAAGTTCTTTGAAGGTGATGACAGCGTTCACTTTGCAGGCGAGCAAGGAGGCGAGACCCTTTCCAGCCTCTATGCAGATGCAGACTTTTTCCTGTTCCCCAGTACTACGGATACCTTCGGAAACGTGGTGGTGGAAGCCATGTCCACAGGCACCCCCGCCATCGTCAGCAACTATGGCGGTCCCCGCAACATTGTCGAAAACGAGAAATACGGAAAGATTCTTCCTATCGAAGAAGATAAATGGATCGAAGCTTTGGAAGAATGCCGTAAGATGAAACTGGAAAAGCCTGAAGAATACGAACTGATGCGCAAGAACTGCCACGAACGCAGTAAACGCTACACTCTGGAAAATTCCAGCAAGGCCCAGTTTGAATATTTCCGTCAAGTAGCTAAGGACTTCTACAAGCTGTAA